The proteins below are encoded in one region of Ornithinimicrobium avium:
- a CDS encoding VOC family protein translates to MNEDQRLSTDPELGAWRVLLGRLVSRWATGSFSTGAEFASRIAAAADELNHHPDVDLRYPHVTVTTVSHDVGRLTDRDRRLALAVSRIAEELGVEPAPPGALAELEIGLDVMVQADVEPFWRAVLGYEGTGGADGGELVDPSGRQPTLWFQQMDEPRTQRNRFHLDLTVPHDVAQERLARAIEAGGRLVSAEHAPSWWVLADAEGNEVCICTWQGRGTA, encoded by the coding sequence ATGAACGAGGACCAGCGACTCTCGACCGACCCCGAGCTGGGCGCCTGGCGGGTGCTGCTCGGTCGGCTCGTCTCGCGGTGGGCGACCGGCAGCTTCAGCACAGGGGCCGAGTTCGCCTCGCGGATCGCCGCCGCGGCCGACGAGCTGAACCACCACCCCGACGTCGACCTGCGCTACCCGCACGTGACCGTGACCACGGTCAGCCATGACGTCGGCCGGCTCACCGACCGGGACCGTCGGCTCGCGCTCGCGGTCAGCCGGATCGCCGAGGAGCTGGGTGTCGAGCCCGCCCCGCCGGGGGCGCTGGCCGAGCTGGAGATCGGTCTGGACGTCATGGTGCAGGCCGACGTCGAGCCGTTCTGGCGGGCCGTGCTGGGTTACGAGGGCACGGGTGGCGCCGACGGCGGCGAGCTCGTGGACCCCTCGGGCCGGCAGCCGACGCTGTGGTTCCAGCAGATGGACGAGCCGCGCACGCAGCGCAACCGCTTCCACCTGGACCTGACCGTCCCGCACGACGTCGCGCAGGAGCGGCTGGCCCGTGCGATCGAGGCGGGCGGGCGGCTCGTCTCCGCCGAGCACGCCCCGTCGTGGTGGGTGCTGGCCGACGCCGAGGGCAACGAGGTCTGCATCTGCACCTGGCAGGGCCGCGGCACCGCCTGA
- the coaE gene encoding dephospho-CoA kinase, translated as MLLVGLSGGIGSGKSTVSRRLAALGAVVVDADRVAREVVEPGTPALAEIAARFGTHLVAADGTLDRPALGAVVFGDEGARKQLEAITHPRITERTRELVAAAPDDAVVVHDIPLLVELDRTGDYALTVIVDVPAEVRLRRLVELRGMEEAAARARIAAQADDARRRAAADVLLPNAGSIQELQTRVERLWHERLVPFEANLRRGRTARRSEVLAVVDHDPAWAAQADRLRARLRHALGGAAVRVDHVGSTAVPGLPAKDVVDLQVVVPSLEVLDDAHVVGRLGRVGFLAPREGWDHGPGPDVDRLPKRLWGSGDPGRVVHVHGRAADGPGWRLALLMRDWLRADAQARADYLHLKQSLVAAGLTTSDYAEAKEPWFARAFPRAQEWAARTGWRPT; from the coding sequence ATGCTTCTCGTGGGACTCTCCGGCGGGATCGGGTCGGGTAAGTCGACCGTGTCCCGGCGGCTCGCCGCGCTCGGGGCCGTCGTCGTCGACGCCGACCGGGTGGCCCGCGAGGTGGTCGAGCCGGGCACACCGGCGCTCGCCGAGATCGCCGCGCGCTTCGGGACGCACCTGGTCGCCGCCGACGGGACCCTGGACCGGCCGGCACTGGGCGCCGTGGTCTTCGGCGACGAGGGCGCCCGCAAGCAGCTCGAGGCGATCACCCACCCGAGGATCACCGAGCGCACCCGCGAGCTCGTCGCAGCCGCGCCGGACGACGCGGTGGTCGTGCACGACATCCCGCTGCTGGTGGAGCTGGACCGGACCGGTGACTACGCGCTGACCGTGATCGTCGACGTGCCGGCGGAGGTGCGCCTGCGCCGGCTCGTCGAGCTGCGGGGGATGGAGGAGGCGGCGGCCAGGGCGCGGATCGCCGCCCAGGCGGACGACGCGCGGCGACGGGCGGCGGCCGACGTGCTGCTGCCCAACGCTGGCAGCATCCAGGAGCTGCAGACGCGGGTCGAGCGGCTCTGGCACGAGCGGCTCGTGCCCTTCGAGGCCAACCTGCGCCGCGGTCGGACCGCGCGGCGCAGCGAGGTCCTCGCGGTGGTCGACCACGACCCGGCGTGGGCGGCGCAGGCCGACCGGCTACGCGCCCGGCTGCGCCACGCGCTCGGTGGCGCGGCGGTGCGCGTGGACCACGTGGGCTCCACGGCGGTGCCGGGGCTCCCGGCCAAGGACGTCGTGGACCTGCAGGTCGTCGTGCCCTCGCTGGAGGTGCTCGACGACGCCCACGTGGTCGGGCGGCTCGGGCGGGTCGGCTTCCTGGCGCCGCGCGAGGGCTGGGACCACGGCCCGGGACCGGACGTCGACCGGCTGCCCAAGCGGCTGTGGGGCTCCGGCGACCCCGGGCGGGTGGTGCACGTGCACGGCCGCGCCGCGGACGGGCCGGGCTGGCGCCTGGCGCTGCTGATGCGCGACTGGCTGCGCGCGGACGCGCAGGCCCGGGCGGACTACCTGCACCTCAAGCAGTCGCTCGTGGCGGCCGGCCTGACGACCAGCGACTACGCCGAGGCCAAGGAGCCGTGGTTCGCGCGGGCCTTCCCCCGCGCGCAGGAGTGGGCGGCGCGCACCGGGTGGCGGCCGACCTGA